One genomic window of Diospyros lotus cultivar Yz01 chromosome 8, ASM1463336v1, whole genome shotgun sequence includes the following:
- the LOC127808615 gene encoding uncharacterized protein LOC127808615, whose translation MASTNTSSLSPPVFDGENYQVWAVKMKAHLRGLSLWQWVESEREIPPLGNNPTLNQIRAHEEAEAKAPRALSQIHAAVSESIFSRIMACETAKEAWDILKELYQGNARTKRIQVLNLKRNFEILRMNEKDTIQEFSEKLMTVVNKIRLMGEELPDSRIVEKVLISLPERFEAKISSFEDSRDISQITLAELIGALQAQEQRRIMRNEESEKTVE comes from the coding sequence ATGGCTTCCACCAACACGTCATCTCTTTCACCACCAGtttttgatggagaaaattatCAAGTATGGGCTGTCAAAATGAAAGCTCATTTGAGAGGTCTTAGTTTATGGCAGTGGGTCGAAAGTGAAAGGGAGATACCTCCACTTGGCAACAATCCTACGCTCAATCAAATCAGAGCTCATGAAGAAGCAGAAGCTAAAGCACCGAGGGCTTTATCTCAAATACACGCTGCTGTCTCCGaatcaattttctcaagaaTCATGGCGTGTGAAACGGCTAAGGAAGCATGGGATATATTGAAAGAGCTATATCAAGGGAATGCTAGAACGAAGAGAATACAAGTGTTgaatctcaaaagaaattttgagatcCTTAGAATGAATGAAAAGGATACAATCCAAGAGTTCTCTGAAAAACTAATGACGGTGGTAAATAAAATCAGACTTATGGGAGAAGAGCTACCTGACAGCAGGATCGTAGAGAAAGTCTTGATAAGTTTACCTGAGAGGTTTGAGGCAAAAATCTCCTCCTTTGAAGATTCAAGGGATATTAGCCAAATTACATTAGCAGAATTAATCGGAGCCTTGCAAGCTCAGGAGCAAAGAAGGATTatgagaaatgaagaaagtGAAAAGACGGTGGAATGA